Proteins encoded within one genomic window of Thioploca ingrica:
- a CDS encoding ArsR family transcriptional regulator — protein sequence MSDSTIPHFALITHDEDIERASRSLKAMSHPLRLKILCILGEREYSVQDIVERVGTSQSNISQHLAILRDKGILASRKDANRVYYRVSDARTLRLISMMREVFCASFCA from the coding sequence ATGTCAGACAGTACCATTCCACATTTTGCACTGATCACCCATGATGAAGACATCGAACGTGCTTCACGATCTTTGAAAGCCATGTCACATCCTTTACGTCTTAAAATACTTTGTATTCTGGGCGAACGTGAATATAGCGTCCAAGATATTGTTGAACGAGTAGGTACCTCTCAAAGTAATATTTCTCAACATTTAGCCATTTTACGCGATAAAGGCATTTTGGCTTCGCGTAAAGATGCTAATCGAGTTTATTATCGGGTTAGTGATGCGCGTACCTTACGTTTGATTAGTATGATGAGAGAGGTATTTTGTGCATCATTTTGTGCATGA
- a CDS encoding protein export chaperone SecB has product MEDKPNQAGTASQEQFGIQNIYLKDSSFETPHSPQIFREQWKPQLEVEIANEANQLEENLYEVVLKVTATVKVGEKTAFLVEVHQAGIFAIMGFTPEKLTYALHSFFPNILFPFARETVSNLVTKGGFQPLLLAPVNFDVLYAQRVNQLKQQQNKATVN; this is encoded by the coding sequence GTGGAAGACAAGCCCAATCAGGCAGGTACAGCATCTCAAGAACAATTTGGGATCCAAAATATTTATCTTAAGGATAGTTCTTTTGAAACACCGCATTCACCACAAATTTTTCGCGAACAGTGGAAACCACAATTAGAAGTAGAAATTGCTAATGAAGCCAATCAGTTAGAAGAAAATCTTTATGAAGTAGTGCTTAAAGTGACCGCAACCGTCAAAGTCGGCGAAAAAACTGCTTTTTTGGTTGAAGTTCACCAAGCCGGTATTTTTGCGATAATGGGTTTTACGCCAGAAAAATTAACCTATGCACTTCATAGCTTTTTTCCGAATATTTTATTTCCCTTTGCCCGCGAAACGGTTTCTAATTTAGTGACTAAAGGTGGCTTTCAACCGTTATTACTAGCACCAGTCAATTTCGACGTTTTATATGCACAGCGGGTTAATCAACTCAAGCAGCAACAAAATAAAGCCACTGTCAATTAA
- a CDS encoding sulfate ABC transporter permease protein CysT translates to MVTLTKRYSVLPGFNLALGLTLLYLSLIVLIPLSTVFIKTATMSWGDFWSTISNARVVASYRLTFGASLLAAIINLVFGLLVAWVLVRYSFWGKRILDALVDLPFALPTAVAGIALTAIYSSHGWVGRYLEPLGFKVAFTPWGIVVALIFIGLPFVVRTVQPILQEAEIEVEEAAVSLGASRWQTFTLIILPNLWPALLTGFALAFARGLGEYGSVVFIAGNMPMVSEITPLLIITKLEQYDYQGATAIAVVMLVVSFTLLFLINSLQWWSSRRYH, encoded by the coding sequence ATGGTAACATTGACTAAACGATACAGTGTTTTACCGGGCTTTAATTTAGCTTTGGGATTGACGTTACTCTACTTGAGTTTAATTGTGCTCATTCCCCTCTCAACCGTATTTATTAAAACCGCGACCATGAGTTGGGGAGATTTTTGGAGTACCATTAGCAATGCTCGAGTGGTCGCTTCCTACCGTCTGACTTTTGGTGCCTCGTTATTAGCCGCTATCATCAATCTAGTGTTTGGTTTGCTCGTCGCCTGGGTATTAGTGCGGTACTCCTTTTGGGGTAAACGAATACTCGATGCTTTAGTTGATTTGCCGTTTGCTTTACCAACGGCAGTGGCGGGGATTGCTTTAACGGCTATTTACTCAAGTCATGGCTGGGTTGGACGTTACCTAGAACCTTTGGGCTTCAAAGTCGCTTTTACCCCCTGGGGAATCGTGGTGGCTTTAATTTTCATTGGATTACCGTTTGTAGTTCGCACCGTACAACCCATTTTGCAAGAAGCAGAAATCGAAGTAGAAGAAGCAGCAGTCAGTTTAGGCGCTAGCCGCTGGCAGACTTTTACTTTAATTATTTTACCCAATTTATGGCCGGCATTGCTGACGGGATTTGCTTTAGCCTTTGCGCGTGGTTTAGGTGAATATGGCTCAGTGGTATTCATTGCGGGGAATATGCCCATGGTTTCAGAAATTACGCCACTGTTAATTATCACTAAACTGGAACAATATGATTATCAAGGTGCTACTGCTATTGCCGTGGTGATGTTAGTCGTCTCATTTACTTTGCTATTTTTGATTAATTCACTGCAATGGTGGAGTAGTAGACGATATCATTAG
- a CDS encoding sulfate transporter subunit, giving the protein MSLTHLKYVFLTSILVLNLISPVPAAEITLLNVSYDPTREFYKAFNNAFIKHWQGKTQEIVKIQQSHGGSGKQARSVIDGLQADVVTLALAYDIDAIAKTGLLADYWQSRLLHNSTPYTSTIVLVVRKGNPKGIKDWDDLIKPGVEVVTPNPKTSGGARWNYLAAWGYALQHGDAEHAKKFVTQLFKNVKVLDSGARAATTTFVQRGIGDVFIAWENEALLVINELGKDSFEIIVPSISILAEPPVAVVDKVAEKHGTTRVAQAYLEYLYSEEGQTIAANHYYRPRLEKVMAKFADKFPQLKLVTVDEVFGGWAKAQKTHFDDGGIFDQIYLPAGK; this is encoded by the coding sequence ATGTCACTAACTCATTTGAAGTATGTCTTCTTAACGAGCATTCTAGTACTTAATCTAATTTCACCTGTACCAGCCGCTGAAATTACTTTACTTAATGTCTCATATGATCCCACTCGTGAGTTTTACAAAGCGTTTAATAATGCTTTCATCAAACATTGGCAGGGAAAAACTCAGGAAATCGTCAAAATACAACAATCTCATGGAGGTTCAGGTAAACAAGCGCGTTCAGTTATTGATGGATTGCAAGCTGATGTGGTTACACTCGCTTTAGCTTACGACATTGATGCCATTGCGAAAACAGGTTTATTAGCGGATTATTGGCAAAGTCGACTACTTCATAACAGTACGCCTTACACCTCAACCATCGTCTTGGTAGTCCGGAAGGGAAATCCCAAAGGAATTAAGGATTGGGATGATTTAATTAAACCCGGTGTTGAAGTGGTTACACCCAATCCGAAAACGTCTGGCGGGGCACGGTGGAATTATTTAGCCGCTTGGGGATATGCTTTGCAACACGGTGATGCTGAGCATGCTAAAAAGTTTGTCACCCAGTTGTTTAAAAATGTCAAAGTATTAGATTCGGGTGCCCGTGCCGCAACCACTACCTTTGTGCAACGTGGAATTGGTGACGTATTTATTGCATGGGAAAATGAAGCGCTTTTGGTTATCAACGAATTAGGTAAAGATTCGTTTGAAATTATTGTTCCCTCTATCAGTATTTTAGCAGAGCCACCGGTGGCGGTAGTGGATAAAGTCGCTGAAAAACATGGCACAACTAGAGTAGCACAAGCTTATTTAGAATATCTTTATTCTGAAGAAGGACAAACTATCGCCGCTAATCACTATTATCGACCACGTTTAGAAAAAGTAATGGCCAAGTTTGCCGATAAATTTCCACAATTAAAGCTAGTTACTGTAGATGAAGTATTCGGTGGTTGGGCAAAAGCTCAAAAAACGCATTTTGATGATGGCGGTATATTTGATCAAATTTACTTACCCGCCGGTAAATAG
- a CDS encoding sulfate ABC transporter, ATP-binding protein yields MSIEIQHLNKTFNQFAVLKDINLQVPKGELVALLGPSGCGKTTLLRIIAGLEVPDSGLILFHGEDTTSRHVRDRHVGFVFQHYALFRHMTVFENVAFGLRVCPRKLRPSNAEIRAKVHDLLYLVQMRELAERYPNQLSGGQRQRVALIRALAVEPKVLLLDEPFGALDTNVRKELRRWLRHLHDTMHVTSVFVTHDQEEAMEVADRVVVMNEGHIEQVGTPEELYENAANPFVYRFLGSVNLFHGRVQTGHIRLGDLDVKFHEHAEVHQAPIVAYVRPHELEISREADQNTMVATVSNIYMLGSIVRLELVQVSNSEIIEVELTKEQYRLLKLHKGEQVFVKARKMRLFMESNRTS; encoded by the coding sequence ATGAGTATCGAAATCCAACATCTCAATAAAACCTTTAATCAATTTGCTGTACTTAAAGACATCAATCTGCAGGTACCCAAGGGCGAATTAGTGGCCTTGTTAGGACCATCCGGCTGTGGTAAAACCACGCTGTTGCGCATTATTGCTGGTTTAGAAGTACCGGATAGTGGCCTAATTTTATTTCATGGCGAAGATACCACTTCCCGCCATGTCCGCGACCGTCATGTGGGATTTGTATTTCAACATTATGCGCTCTTTCGCCACATGACCGTATTTGAAAACGTAGCTTTTGGTTTGCGAGTTTGTCCTCGCAAGCTACGCCCTTCCAATGCGGAGATTCGTGCTAAAGTCCATGACTTACTCTATCTGGTACAGATGCGCGAATTAGCCGAACGTTATCCCAATCAACTCTCTGGCGGGCAACGGCAACGGGTCGCACTTATCCGCGCCTTGGCAGTCGAACCGAAAGTATTGCTACTGGATGAACCGTTTGGCGCATTAGATACCAATGTCCGCAAAGAATTACGCCGTTGGCTAAGACACTTGCATGATACCATGCACGTTACCAGTGTATTTGTGACTCATGATCAGGAAGAAGCTATGGAAGTTGCTGACCGGGTGGTGGTTATGAATGAAGGACACATTGAACAAGTCGGCACCCCCGAAGAACTATACGAAAATGCCGCTAATCCCTTTGTTTATCGATTCTTAGGTTCGGTTAATTTATTTCATGGACGTGTCCAAACGGGACATATACGTCTGGGTGACTTAGATGTCAAATTTCATGAACATGCTGAAGTCCATCAAGCACCAATTGTAGCTTATGTCCGTCCTCATGAATTAGAAATTAGCCGCGAAGCCGATCAAAATACGATGGTGGCTACTGTAAGCAATATCTATATGTTAGGTTCGATTGTCCGCCTGGAATTAGTACAAGTGAGTAATTCTGAAATAATTGAAGTGGAGTTGACTAAAGAACAGTATCGGCTGTTGAAGTTACATAAAGGTGAGCAAGTTTTCGTTAAAGCTCGGAAGATGCGGTTGTTTATGGAAAGTAATCGGACGAGTTAA
- a CDS encoding glycerol-3-phosphate dehydrogenase, translating into MAVPPEPILVLGAGSWGTALAMVLAHNGQSVWLWGRNPDHVQAMISSRQNTRFLPNHYFPETLQPITHLTPYVSQVKEIIIVVPSHAFREILNKIAPNLLPQARICWATKGLENQSGLLLHQVAEHRLGNRRPLAVLVGPSFAKEVAMGLPTAVTIASQWTQYAQELVNLFHNHYFRPYTSSDIIGVQLGGAIKNIMAIAAGIADGLGLGANTRAALITRGLAEMVRFGTALGGQRETFMGLAGLGDLVLTCTDNQSRNRRFGYALALGNSVQQAQQDIGQVVEGISATYEISRLARQWEIDMPIVEQVNQVLQNNCTPSQAVQALLSREPKPEIL; encoded by the coding sequence ATGGCAGTACCACCAGAACCGATTTTAGTACTGGGTGCCGGTTCTTGGGGGACCGCACTGGCAATGGTATTGGCTCACAATGGTCAGTCAGTTTGGCTGTGGGGGAGAAATCCTGACCATGTCCAAGCGATGATCTCATCTCGACAAAATACGCGGTTTTTACCCAACCATTATTTTCCGGAGACTTTGCAACCGATAACTCATTTAACCCCGTATGTTTCGCAAGTTAAAGAAATTATCATCGTTGTTCCCAGTCATGCTTTTCGGGAAATACTGAATAAAATTGCGCCCAATCTACTTCCTCAAGCCCGTATCTGTTGGGCAACAAAAGGGCTAGAAAATCAGTCTGGGTTACTACTACATCAGGTTGCCGAACACCGCTTAGGAAACCGGCGGCCATTAGCGGTGTTAGTGGGACCTTCTTTTGCAAAAGAAGTGGCGATGGGATTACCGACCGCAGTAACGATTGCTTCGCAGTGGACGCAATATGCGCAAGAATTAGTCAATTTATTCCATAATCATTACTTTCGTCCCTATACCAGTTCCGATATCATTGGAGTACAACTCGGTGGGGCCATAAAAAACATCATGGCTATTGCGGCGGGAATTGCAGATGGTCTTGGTTTAGGTGCGAATACCCGTGCGGCTTTAATTACCCGGGGTTTGGCTGAAATGGTCCGTTTTGGTACCGCGTTAGGGGGGCAACGGGAAACCTTTATGGGACTGGCTGGTCTGGGTGATTTAGTCTTGACTTGTACGGATAATCAATCCCGTAATCGTCGCTTTGGTTATGCTTTAGCTCTGGGAAATAGCGTGCAACAAGCTCAACAAGACATTGGACAAGTAGTTGAAGGTATCTCTGCTACCTACGAAATCAGCCGATTGGCTCGACAATGGGAAATAGACATGCCGATTGTTGAACAAGTTAACCAGGTATTGCAAAATAATTGTACCCCCTCTCAAGCCGTACAAGCCTTACTATCACGCGAACCCAAACCAGAAATCTTATGA
- a CDS encoding sulfate ABC transporter inner membrane subunit CysW: MSTQVIPHRATTEPAWVRYLLTILALLFLVFFLLLPLVIVFTEALQSGVAAYFEALIEPDALAAIRLTLLTAVIAVPLNLVFGIAASWAIAKFEFVGKSLLITLIDLPFAVSPVISGLIFVLLFGAQGLLGPWLAAHDIQLIFAVPGIVMATVFITFPFIARELIPLLQAQGNEEEEAALVLGANGWQTFWYITLPNMKWGLLYGVILCNARAMGEFGAVSVVSGHIRGLTNTMPLHVEILYNEYNFVAAFAVASLLALLALVTLVLKTFLEWRVLKPISRPKTAL; this comes from the coding sequence ATGTCCACACAAGTCATTCCCCATCGTGCAACGACAGAACCCGCTTGGGTACGTTACCTATTGACGATACTGGCGTTGCTGTTTTTAGTATTTTTTTTGTTGCTCCCGTTGGTCATTGTCTTCACCGAAGCTTTGCAATCGGGGGTAGCCGCCTATTTCGAGGCACTGATTGAACCGGATGCGTTAGCGGCTATCCGTCTGACATTACTGACGGCAGTTATTGCAGTTCCTTTAAATCTGGTTTTTGGCATAGCGGCATCCTGGGCAATTGCGAAATTTGAATTTGTCGGTAAGAGTTTACTCATTACCTTGATTGATTTACCGTTTGCGGTTTCCCCGGTCATTTCTGGACTGATCTTTGTGCTATTGTTTGGTGCTCAGGGTCTACTCGGACCCTGGTTAGCGGCTCACGATATCCAACTCATTTTTGCCGTCCCGGGTATCGTTATGGCGACCGTTTTTATCACTTTCCCGTTTATAGCTCGTGAATTAATCCCTTTACTCCAAGCACAAGGTAATGAGGAAGAAGAAGCCGCACTCGTATTAGGCGCTAATGGTTGGCAAACTTTTTGGTATATCACTTTGCCCAATATGAAATGGGGGCTACTTTATGGCGTCATTTTGTGTAATGCCAGAGCGATGGGAGAATTTGGTGCTGTTTCCGTCGTATCGGGACATATTCGCGGGTTAACCAATACCATGCCTTTACATGTTGAAATTCTCTATAATGAATATAACTTTGTAGCCGCTTTTGCGGTAGCTTCTTTGCTGGCTTTACTCGCGTTAGTGACCTTAGTCCTAAAAACATTTCTAGAATGGCGTGTACTAAAACCAATCAGTAGACCCAAAACTGCTCTATGA
- a CDS encoding rhodanese domain-containing protein: MEQFIEFVGHHPYLFLAFSVVSGVLIWNILSDQITGIKSLLPQEVTLLINHEEAIILDVREENEYVQGHILNSIHIPLNTLSDKIGRLEKYRNRPIIASCMSGNRSARACSTLKKNGFDKVHNLKGGVIAWQNANLPLTKGKSGSKTA; this comes from the coding sequence ATGGAGCAATTTATTGAATTTGTAGGGCATCACCCCTATTTATTTTTAGCTTTCAGTGTGGTTAGCGGGGTACTTATCTGGAATATTTTAAGTGATCAGATAACCGGGATAAAATCATTGTTGCCCCAAGAAGTGACTCTCTTAATCAATCACGAAGAGGCTATCATTCTTGATGTTCGTGAAGAAAATGAATATGTTCAAGGACACATTTTAAATTCAATACATATTCCATTAAACACATTATCTGATAAAATAGGCCGTTTGGAAAAGTATCGAAATCGTCCTATTATTGCTAGCTGTATGAGTGGTAACCGATCAGCACGGGCTTGCAGTACGCTGAAAAAAAATGGCTTTGACAAAGTTCATAATCTCAAAGGGGGAGTCATTGCGTGGCAAAATGCTAATTTACCGCTAACTAAAGGTAAAAGTGGTTCAAAAACAGCTTAA